One region of Flavobacterium sp. KACC 22763 genomic DNA includes:
- a CDS encoding TonB-dependent receptor produces the protein MNHKLYFLLLFFGLKSFSQTENSKTKQDSIKKEELNEVVITASRRSEKLMHSPISIEQLKSAEAKIMGSPSIYEALENVKGVQIITPSLGFKVINTRGFANSTNVRFAQLVDGIDNQAPHLGAPIANALGANDLDIDKIEIIPGTAAALYGMNAINGLANIQTKNPFEYQGIAVQQLTGVNHVGNIDRFSPKVYSQFNLRIAKAFNEKLAFKINASTTGGTDWVADDRTDLAPNANASTGLFGADNPAYDEVNGYGNESANRKTLNLNGKNYVVARTGYRETDISDYEIKNYKADFGLYFRPKKDHELSVTYKTALINTIYQRSNRFRLDNYTLNQFSADYHTPIFQVKAYATTENTGDSYNMRSLAENMDRAYKSDDKWFADYSTAYKNAVAGGASVADAHRIARTQSDAGRFLPGTEAYEQKKNELININNWDIGAALRVKSTLVHGEGLINWDKAFVSFFEKIDAKLLSGVDYRNYIIVPDGNYFINPVHADENLTYQKTGAFTQVTKDFFSDKLRLGATVRMDKADYFDAKFTPQFTAVYSPKESLNFRASYQNGYRFPSIFEGFSNVNSGGVKRVGGLRIMSDGIFENSYTKASIDKFQAQVNTDVNTNGLTQAQAIEKNKNTIQKNPYTYLEPEFVKSFEVGFRGMALNRNLFIDADFYYNSYKNFIAQVEASIPNTTDPNLIPTALYSKNTQNRYRLWTNSKSKIYNYGGSLGLKYRFDNTFSALTNLTYTKLDRTDDKDGLEDGFNTPEFNVNGTLIAQNIWKSLGASVTARYQNNFDYVSFLVSGTVPAYWSMDAQVNYSFKKGISAKLGGTNILNKPYTSILGGPSIGGLYYLSLVWETHKI, from the coding sequence ATGAACCATAAATTATATTTCCTTTTACTTTTTTTCGGTCTAAAAAGCTTTTCTCAAACTGAAAATTCAAAAACAAAACAAGATAGCATTAAAAAAGAAGAACTGAACGAAGTTGTCATTACGGCATCGCGTCGTTCTGAAAAATTAATGCATTCTCCCATCAGTATCGAGCAGTTAAAATCGGCGGAAGCCAAAATAATGGGATCACCAAGTATTTATGAAGCGCTTGAAAATGTAAAAGGGGTTCAGATTATTACGCCAAGTTTAGGTTTTAAAGTCATAAATACAAGAGGTTTTGCCAATTCTACCAATGTTCGATTTGCTCAATTGGTAGATGGAATCGACAATCAGGCTCCGCATTTAGGCGCTCCAATTGCCAATGCGCTTGGAGCAAATGATCTCGATATTGATAAAATCGAAATTATTCCTGGAACGGCAGCCGCTTTGTACGGAATGAACGCTATTAACGGTTTAGCCAATATTCAAACCAAAAATCCTTTTGAATATCAGGGAATCGCTGTTCAGCAATTAACCGGAGTGAATCATGTCGGGAATATTGATCGGTTTTCACCGAAAGTGTATTCGCAGTTTAATTTAAGAATTGCCAAAGCTTTTAATGAAAAATTGGCCTTTAAAATAAATGCATCCACAACCGGCGGAACAGATTGGGTTGCAGATGATAGAACCGATTTGGCTCCAAACGCCAATGCTTCGACAGGTTTGTTTGGTGCAGATAATCCAGCTTACGACGAAGTAAACGGTTACGGAAATGAATCGGCAAATCGAAAAACTTTAAACTTAAATGGCAAAAATTATGTTGTGGCCAGAACGGGTTATCGAGAAACGGATATCTCTGATTATGAAATCAAAAATTACAAAGCAGATTTCGGATTGTATTTTCGACCAAAAAAAGATCATGAACTTTCTGTGACTTACAAAACAGCTTTAATCAACACGATTTATCAGCGTTCGAACCGATTTAGATTAGACAATTATACTTTAAATCAATTTTCTGCAGATTATCATACGCCAATTTTTCAGGTAAAAGCTTATGCAACAACAGAGAACACTGGCGATTCATACAATATGCGTTCTTTGGCAGAAAATATGGATCGCGCTTATAAGTCTGATGATAAATGGTTTGCCGATTATAGTACAGCTTATAAAAATGCTGTTGCTGGCGGAGCAAGCGTTGCCGATGCACACAGAATTGCGAGAACTCAATCTGACGCAGGGCGATTTCTGCCTGGAACAGAAGCTTACGAACAAAAGAAAAACGAATTGATCAATATTAATAATTGGGATATTGGTGCAGCTTTGCGTGTAAAATCGACATTGGTTCATGGCGAAGGATTAATCAATTGGGATAAAGCTTTTGTCTCTTTCTTCGAAAAAATTGATGCAAAACTTTTGAGTGGTGTCGATTACAGAAATTATATTATTGTTCCCGACGGAAATTATTTTATCAATCCAGTTCATGCTGACGAAAATCTGACGTATCAAAAAACTGGTGCTTTCACGCAAGTGACAAAAGATTTTTTCTCAGATAAATTACGTTTGGGTGCAACTGTTAGAATGGACAAAGCCGATTATTTTGATGCAAAATTTACGCCTCAGTTTACAGCGGTTTATTCGCCAAAAGAAAGTTTGAATTTTAGAGCTTCGTATCAAAACGGTTATCGCTTTCCAAGTATTTTTGAAGGATTTTCGAATGTCAATTCTGGCGGTGTAAAACGTGTTGGCGGATTGCGAATTATGTCTGACGGAATTTTCGAAAACTCCTATACAAAAGCTTCAATCGATAAATTTCAGGCGCAGGTAAATACAGATGTGAATACAAATGGTTTGACGCAGGCGCAGGCGATCGAAAAAAATAAAAATACGATTCAGAAAAATCCTTATACATATCTCGAACCAGAATTTGTAAAATCTTTTGAAGTTGGTTTTAGAGGAATGGCTTTAAATAGAAATCTTTTTATTGACGCCGATTTCTATTACAACTCTTATAAAAACTTCATTGCTCAAGTTGAAGCCAGCATTCCGAATACAACAGATCCAAACTTGATTCCGACTGCTTTATATTCTAAAAACACCCAAAATCGCTACAGACTTTGGACCAATTCAAAAAGTAAAATTTACAATTACGGAGGAAGTTTAGGTTTGAAATATCGTTTTGATAATACTTTTAGTGCTTTAACCAATCTTACTTATACCAAACTCGACCGAACGGACGATAAAGATGGCTTGGAAGACGGATTCAACACACCCGAATTTAACGTAAACGGAACATTGATCGCACAAAATATCTGGAAAAGTCTTGGCGCAAGCGTTACGGCACGTTATCAAAACAATTTTGATTATGTTTCATTTTTAGTCAGCGGAACTGTTCCTGCATACTGGTCAATGGATGCTCAGGTAAATTATAGTTTCAAAAAAGGCATTTCGGCTAAATTAGGCGGAACAAATATTCTCAATAAACCCTACACTTCTATTCTTGGCGGACCATCGATTGGCGGATTATATTATTTGTCGCTTGTTTGGGAAACCCATAAAATTTAA
- a CDS encoding TonB-dependent receptor plug domain-containing protein, translated as MKPKLLIILLFPLIGFAQQNNSKTSDSLKISNVFNLGEVIITNHQNKDTLNRITSKTMESQNKMEVSKALNMLPGVSLTASGPRNESMVSVRGFDLRQVPVYMDGIPVYVPYDGYVDLARFTTFDLAAVDVSKGFSSVLYGPNSLGGAINLVSRKPSKKLEYDGSLGMINENGYRGNVNIGSNLGKFYVQGGFSYLDRNSYRMSSNFIPTANENGGQRDNSYRTDQKISFKVGWTPTEKSEYAIGYINQQGEKGNPVYTGYDTQNSLLLKPRYWQWPNWDKESFYFISNSSFDDKNSFKTRLYFDRFKNTLDSYDDATYSTQTKPYAFESIYNDYTFGGNLEYNTKIIPKNDLKIAFHFKEDVHRENNLGEPVRHFIDNTVLIGIEDVYKVSSKFTVIPGVSYNIRKNNEAEDYNSTTKVISDFPDAGASDAFNAQVGFFYQLNNQQKLGATVSQKTRFATIKDRYSYRMGTAIPNPDLKPEKAINYELNYTANLFEKITFQTALFYSSLSDAILSVSNVEPGKSQMQNFGEADYKGIEAQLNYAVLENLSLNLNYTYIERKNITNPNIHFTDVPNTKVMGTLEYSPIKILRLIANAEFNSPRFSTSYGARVPDYTLLNLYASGKVSKNFSLDAGVNNIFDRNYSLVEGYPEEGRNFFVTLRFFNFN; from the coding sequence ATGAAACCAAAATTATTAATCATTCTGTTATTTCCGCTCATCGGATTTGCACAGCAAAACAATTCGAAAACCTCAGATTCACTCAAAATTTCCAACGTCTTTAACCTTGGAGAAGTCATTATTACCAATCATCAAAACAAAGACACTTTAAATCGAATAACCTCAAAAACAATGGAATCTCAAAATAAAATGGAGGTTTCAAAAGCCTTAAATATGCTGCCTGGAGTCAGTTTAACTGCTTCTGGACCAAGAAATGAGTCAATGGTTTCTGTTCGTGGTTTCGATTTAAGACAAGTTCCCGTTTATATGGACGGAATTCCAGTTTATGTTCCGTATGACGGTTATGTCGATTTGGCTAGATTTACCACTTTTGATTTGGCAGCTGTCGATGTTTCAAAAGGATTTTCATCTGTACTTTATGGTCCAAATTCGCTTGGAGGCGCAATCAATCTGGTTTCTAGAAAACCTTCTAAAAAGTTGGAATATGATGGTTCTTTAGGAATGATTAACGAGAATGGATACAGAGGAAATGTAAATATTGGTTCAAACTTAGGAAAATTCTATGTTCAAGGAGGTTTCTCTTATTTGGACAGAAACTCCTATAGAATGTCTTCTAATTTTATTCCGACAGCAAATGAAAATGGCGGACAAAGAGACAATTCGTATCGAACCGATCAAAAAATTAGTTTCAAAGTTGGCTGGACGCCAACTGAAAAAAGCGAATATGCAATTGGTTACATCAATCAGCAGGGCGAAAAAGGAAATCCTGTTTATACGGGTTACGATACACAAAATTCGCTTTTACTAAAACCTCGTTACTGGCAATGGCCTAACTGGGATAAAGAAAGTTTTTATTTTATTTCGAATTCTTCTTTCGATGATAAAAATAGTTTTAAAACTAGATTATATTTTGACCGATTTAAAAATACTTTGGACAGTTACGACGATGCTACTTATTCGACACAAACAAAACCTTACGCTTTTGAAAGCATTTACAATGATTATACTTTCGGAGGAAACTTAGAATACAACACCAAAATAATTCCGAAAAATGATTTAAAAATTGCTTTTCATTTTAAAGAAGATGTTCACCGTGAGAACAATTTAGGCGAACCCGTTCGCCATTTTATAGACAATACGGTTTTAATTGGAATTGAAGATGTTTATAAAGTAAGTTCAAAGTTTACCGTAATTCCGGGTGTTAGTTACAACATTCGAAAAAACAATGAAGCCGAAGATTACAACAGCACTACAAAAGTAATTTCAGATTTTCCAGATGCGGGAGCAAGTGATGCTTTTAATGCACAAGTTGGATTTTTCTATCAATTAAATAATCAGCAAAAACTAGGCGCAACCGTTTCTCAAAAAACAAGATTTGCCACTATTAAGGATCGATATTCGTATAGAATGGGAACTGCGATTCCTAATCCAGATTTGAAACCTGAAAAGGCAATCAATTACGAATTGAATTATACAGCCAATCTTTTCGAGAAAATCACTTTCCAAACAGCACTTTTCTATAGCTCACTTTCAGATGCAATTTTGAGTGTAAGCAATGTTGAACCAGGAAAATCTCAAATGCAAAATTTTGGAGAAGCCGATTATAAAGGGATTGAAGCGCAATTAAATTATGCTGTTTTAGAAAACTTGTCGCTGAATTTGAATTATACGTACATCGAAAGAAAAAACATAACAAACCCGAATATTCATTTTACAGATGTTCCGAACACAAAAGTGATGGGAACTTTAGAATATAGCCCAATCAAAATTCTTCGATTGATCGCCAATGCCGAATTTAATTCGCCACGTTTCAGTACAAGTTATGGTGCGCGAGTTCCAGATTATACACTTTTAAATTTATATGCCTCAGGAAAAGTCTCTAAAAATTTTAGTCTAGACGCCGGAGTTAACAATATCTTCGATAGAAATTATAGCTTAGTCGAAGGCTATCCTGAAGAAGGGCGCAATTTCTTCGTAACACTTCGTTTTTTCAATTTCAACTAA
- a CDS encoding molybdopterin-dependent oxidoreductase, which translates to MKTQNYILVLLIAFSCAMCNSSKKDKEEIVTTEKIAKTDNDKHPVLTPEDSLKMVNHSIEVKGDVEFPLNLTVDSLKKMKVVTLDDFKVVCQSGEVKKDNKVCKGVLLKDILEKAKIKQNGHKDRNFYIVARASDDYKATFSWAELFNNPTGENAYILFEENGKPVKNGEMIAICKNDIKTGPRHVYWLKSIEVYKVE; encoded by the coding sequence ATGAAAACACAAAATTATATTCTCGTTTTACTGATTGCATTTTCATGCGCCATGTGTAATTCTTCTAAAAAAGATAAAGAAGAAATCGTTACTACAGAAAAAATCGCAAAAACAGACAATGACAAACATCCTGTCTTAACTCCCGAAGACAGTTTAAAAATGGTTAACCACTCGATAGAAGTAAAAGGCGATGTCGAATTTCCTTTAAACTTAACAGTTGATTCTTTAAAAAAGATGAAAGTCGTTACGCTTGATGATTTTAAAGTAGTCTGCCAAAGCGGTGAAGTTAAAAAAGACAATAAAGTTTGCAAAGGTGTTCTTTTGAAAGATATTTTAGAAAAAGCCAAAATCAAACAAAACGGGCATAAAGACAGAAACTTTTACATTGTAGCAAGAGCTTCAGACGATTATAAAGCAACTTTTTCATGGGCAGAACTTTTCAATAATCCAACAGGAGAAAATGCCTATATTCTTTTTGAAGAAAATGGAAAACCAGTTAAAAATGGCGAAATGATCGCGATTTGCAAAAATGATATTAAAACTGGACCACGTCATGTTTATTGGTTAAAAAGCATTGAAGTTTATAAGGTTGAATAA
- a CDS encoding cell division protein FtsX, which produces MSSNFDKFQKRRLISSYFSVVLSVFLVLFLLGVLGLFIINSKQLADDFKEKIAMTVFFKNEANDSIIKAFNTELKRAPFAKSFVYVSKEKAAKEHTDIIGEDFLTFLGENPLLNSYDIHLKADYVERDSIVKIENNFRKNAMISDIVYDKQLVNLVNDNIRKVSMWILIISGFLTVIAVLLINSSLRLSIHSNRFIIKTMQMVGATKAFIRKPFVMRSVKLGMLGAGLAIIALIALLLYVDTNFPGLGILEDKVLTGLVLVAVFGLGVLITWVSTHFATQRFLNLRTDDLY; this is translated from the coding sequence ATGAGTTCTAACTTTGATAAATTTCAAAAGCGCAGGTTAATTTCCTCTTATTTTTCGGTAGTTTTAAGTGTATTCTTGGTTTTATTCCTTTTGGGAGTACTGGGATTATTCATCATTAATTCTAAACAATTGGCTGACGATTTTAAAGAAAAAATTGCCATGACAGTTTTCTTCAAAAATGAAGCGAATGACAGTATTATCAAAGCATTCAACACTGAACTTAAAAGAGCGCCTTTTGCAAAATCTTTTGTTTATGTATCGAAAGAAAAAGCGGCAAAAGAACACACGGATATTATCGGAGAAGATTTCTTAACCTTTTTGGGAGAAAATCCTTTATTGAATTCATACGATATTCACTTAAAAGCAGATTACGTAGAAAGAGACAGCATCGTTAAGATTGAAAACAACTTTCGCAAAAATGCTATGATTTCTGATATTGTTTACGACAAACAATTGGTAAATCTTGTAAATGACAACATCAGAAAAGTAAGTATGTGGATTTTGATCATCAGCGGTTTCTTGACAGTAATTGCGGTTTTATTAATCAATAGTTCATTACGTTTATCGATACATTCAAATCGTTTTATTATCAAAACCATGCAAATGGTTGGAGCAACAAAAGCTTTTATCCGTAAGCCTTTTGTAATGCGTAGCGTAAAACTTGGAATGCTTGGTGCTGGTTTGGCCATTATTGCTCTAATTGCACTTTTATTATATGTAGACACTAATTTCCCTGGTTTAGGAATTCTTGAAGACAAAGTTTTAACTGGTTTGGTTTTGGTTGCCGTTTTCGGATTAGGAGTTCTAATTACTTGGGTAAGTACACATTTTGCAACGCAACGTTTCTTGAACTTAAGAACTGACGATCTTTATTAA
- a CDS encoding DUF3098 domain-containing protein, with product MKNNNNKEEQQVQKQEFLFDSINYKILLIGIAVIALGFILMSGGGSKDPNVFNEEIFNFRRIRLAPTTVLIGFGITIYSIFKKSK from the coding sequence ATGAAAAACAACAATAATAAAGAAGAACAACAAGTTCAAAAACAGGAATTCCTTTTTGACAGCATCAATTATAAAATTTTATTGATTGGTATTGCTGTAATTGCGCTAGGATTTATTTTAATGTCTGGTGGAGGAAGTAAAGATCCAAATGTTTTTAATGAAGAAATTTTCAACTTTAGACGTATTCGTTTAGCACCAACAACTGTTTTAATCGGTTTTGGAATCACGATTTATTCTATATTCAAAAAATCTAAATAA
- a CDS encoding undecaprenyl-diphosphate phosphatase, translating into MNTLQAIVLAIIEGITEFLPVSSTGHMIIASSFFGIAHDDFTKLFTIVIQLGAILSVVILYFKRFFQTFDFYFKLLVAFIPAVVLGLLLSDIIDGLLENPVTVAVSLLIGGVILLKVDEWFNKPNDPEVSTEITYAKALKIGLFQCLAMIPGVSRSGASIVGGMAQKLTRTSAAEFSFFLAVPTMLGATAKKCYDYYKAGFELSHDQVNMLVIGNIVAFAVALLAIKTFIGFLTKNGFKVFGYYRIIAGIILLLIHFFIHPLTII; encoded by the coding sequence ATGAATACATTACAAGCTATTGTTCTTGCCATTATTGAAGGAATTACAGAGTTTTTGCCTGTTTCTTCTACAGGTCACATGATTATTGCTTCTTCTTTTTTCGGAATCGCTCATGACGATTTCACTAAACTTTTCACCATTGTAATTCAACTTGGCGCAATACTTTCGGTTGTAATTTTATACTTCAAACGTTTCTTTCAAACTTTTGATTTTTACTTTAAACTTCTAGTCGCTTTTATTCCAGCGGTTGTTTTAGGATTATTATTAAGTGATATTATCGACGGTTTATTAGAAAATCCAGTAACAGTTGCTGTTTCACTTTTAATTGGAGGTGTTATTTTATTGAAAGTTGACGAATGGTTCAACAAACCGAACGATCCAGAAGTTTCTACTGAAATCACTTATGCTAAAGCTTTAAAAATTGGATTATTTCAATGTCTTGCTATGATTCCTGGAGTTTCTCGAAGCGGCGCAAGTATTGTTGGAGGTATGGCGCAAAAACTGACTAGAACTTCTGCTGCAGAATTTTCATTTTTCTTAGCTGTTCCAACAATGTTAGGAGCAACTGCAAAAAAATGCTATGATTATTATAAAGCTGGTTTTGAATTATCTCATGACCAAGTTAATATGCTTGTTATTGGTAATATTGTTGCTTTTGCTGTAGCATTATTAGCAATTAAAACTTTCATCGGATTTTTGACTAAAAACGGATTTAAAGTTTTTGGTTATTACCGAATTATTGCTGGAATCATTTTATTATTGATTCACTTTTTCATTCATCCGCTTACGATTATATAA
- the truB gene encoding tRNA pseudouridine(55) synthase TruB, with product MTPEEYLEGQVLLIDKPLKWSSFQAVNKLKYLLINKVGLPKKFKIGHAGTLDPLATGLLLICTGKFTKRIAELQGQAKEYTGTFYIGATTPSYDLETEIDQTFPTEHIDEALIHETVKQFLGEIDQKPPIFSAIKKDGVRLYEHARAGESIEIASRKTTIHEFEITRIALPEVDFRVVCSKGTYIRSLAYDFGKAMNSGSHLTVLRRTKIGDYDVKNAIDITLFEEELLKK from the coding sequence ATGACACCTGAAGAATATTTAGAAGGACAAGTTTTATTGATTGACAAACCATTAAAATGGAGTTCATTTCAAGCTGTCAATAAATTAAAATACCTTTTAATTAATAAAGTCGGACTTCCGAAAAAGTTTAAAATTGGTCACGCAGGAACTTTAGATCCTTTGGCGACTGGGCTTTTATTAATCTGCACCGGAAAATTTACTAAAAGAATTGCAGAACTTCAAGGTCAGGCAAAAGAATATACAGGTACATTTTATATTGGAGCTACTACTCCATCGTACGATTTAGAAACCGAAATCGATCAAACGTTTCCAACCGAACATATTGATGAAGCTTTGATTCATGAAACTGTAAAACAGTTTTTAGGAGAAATCGATCAGAAACCGCCAATTTTTTCTGCAATTAAAAAAGACGGCGTTCGTTTGTATGAACATGCTCGTGCCGGAGAATCTATTGAAATTGCAAGCAGAAAAACTACTATTCACGAATTTGAAATTACACGAATTGCATTACCAGAAGTAGATTTTAGAGTAGTTTGTTCTAAAGGAACTTACATTCGTTCTCTAGCTTATGATTTTGGAAAAGCAATGAATTCTGGTTCGCATTTAACTGTGTTACGCCGAACGAAAATTGGCGATTACGATGTAAAAAATGCGATTGATATTACTTTGTTTGAAGAAGAACTCCTAAAAAAATAA
- a CDS encoding thioredoxin family protein, protein MKSIVAKALFNSHSYAEYRKIVTDLLTEGKSTGNEQSESLTNYSKLNEARMNRLEKTITISDTIAEKLQNLDNHYIWLVLSEGWCGDAAQILPILNKMALASHKKIDLRIAFRDENDDLMSHYLTNGGRAIPKIIVICKEAGIVRADWGPRPKGATELMEKHKREVGAIDEKIKTDLQLWYLADKGISVQEELVEIMENIKYNRL, encoded by the coding sequence ATGAAAAGCATCGTAGCCAAAGCATTATTCAATAGTCATTCTTATGCTGAATACAGAAAAATTGTAACCGATTTATTGACCGAAGGAAAATCTACAGGGAACGAACAATCTGAAAGTCTTACAAATTATTCTAAATTGAATGAAGCCAGAATGAATAGGCTGGAAAAAACGATAACTATTTCAGATACAATTGCCGAGAAACTTCAAAACTTAGATAATCATTACATCTGGCTAGTGCTTTCAGAAGGCTGGTGCGGAGATGCAGCACAAATTCTTCCAATTTTAAATAAAATGGCTTTGGCTTCTCATAAAAAGATCGATTTGAGAATTGCGTTTCGCGATGAAAATGATGATTTGATGAGCCATTATTTAACAAATGGAGGAAGAGCAATTCCAAAAATAATCGTAATTTGTAAAGAAGCAGGAATTGTACGAGCAGATTGGGGACCAAGACCAAAAGGAGCAACCGAATTAATGGAAAAACATAAAAGAGAAGTCGGTGCTATTGACGAAAAAATAAAAACAGATCTGCAGTTATGGTATCTGGCTGATAAAGGAATTTCTGTTCAGGAAGAACTGGTCGAAATTATGGAAAATATTAAGTATAATCGCCTTTAA
- the pyrH gene encoding UMP kinase translates to MKYKRILLKLSGEALMGDLQYGIDPKRLGEYADEIKQIHDKGVEIAIVIGGGNIFRGVAGASSGMDRVQGDYMGMLATVINGMALQGALEDKGMKTRLQTALKMESIAEPYIKRRADRHLEKGRIVIFGAGTGNPYFTTDTAAVLRGIEINADVILKGTRVDGVYDSDPEKNASAVKFDFISFDDVIKKGLNVMDTTAFTLSQENKLPIVVFDMNKIGNLLKICEGENIGTVVNI, encoded by the coding sequence ATGAAATATAAAAGAATTCTTCTTAAACTTAGCGGAGAAGCCCTAATGGGTGATTTACAATACGGTATTGATCCGAAAAGATTAGGCGAATATGCAGATGAAATCAAGCAGATTCACGACAAAGGAGTAGAAATTGCTATTGTTATTGGAGGAGGAAATATTTTTAGAGGCGTTGCCGGAGCAAGCTCAGGAATGGACAGAGTGCAAGGAGATTACATGGGAATGCTTGCAACTGTAATTAACGGAATGGCTTTGCAGGGCGCTCTTGAAGATAAAGGAATGAAAACGCGTTTGCAAACTGCTTTAAAAATGGAATCTATTGCAGAACCATACATTAAAAGAAGAGCTGACCGACACCTTGAAAAAGGCAGAATTGTAATTTTTGGAGCTGGAACCGGAAATCCATATTTTACAACTGATACTGCTGCAGTTTTAAGAGGTATCGAAATCAATGCTGATGTTATCTTAAAAGGAACTCGCGTTGATGGTGTTTACGATTCTGATCCAGAAAAAAATGCTTCTGCAGTGAAATTTGATTTTATTTCGTTTGACGATGTAATCAAAAAAGGATTGAATGTAATGGACACTACTGCGTTTACATTAAGCCAAGAAAATAAATTGCCAATCGTTGTTTTTGATATGAATAAAATCGGAAACCTTTTGAAGATTTGCGAAGGCGAAAATATCGGAACTGTAGTAAATATATAG
- the frr gene encoding ribosome recycling factor — MTEEIDFILESTEESMNGTIAHLEKEFLNIRAGKASPAMLGGVFVDYYGSATPLSQVSKISVPDARTITLQPFEKNMLQAIEKAILIANIGFNPMNNGDMVIISVPPLTEERRRDLAKQAKSEAEDAKIGIRNSRKDANTDIKKLEKEGTSEDICKSAEEEVQNLTNAYIKKIDELLAAKEAEIMKV; from the coding sequence ATGACTGAAGAAATAGACTTTATTTTAGAAAGTACTGAGGAATCAATGAACGGTACTATTGCACACTTAGAGAAAGAATTTCTTAATATTCGTGCAGGAAAAGCTTCTCCAGCTATGCTTGGAGGTGTTTTTGTTGATTATTACGGATCTGCAACACCGCTTTCTCAAGTATCTAAAATTAGTGTTCCAGATGCTAGAACAATTACATTACAGCCATTTGAAAAAAATATGCTGCAAGCAATTGAAAAAGCAATCTTAATCGCTAACATTGGTTTTAACCCAATGAATAATGGAGATATGGTAATCATTAGCGTACCGCCATTAACAGAAGAGCGTCGTCGTGATTTAGCAAAACAAGCAAAATCTGAAGCTGAAGATGCTAAAATTGGTATTCGTAATTCTCGTAAAGATGCTAATACTGACATCAAAAAATTAGAAAAAGAAGGAACTTCAGAAGATATCTGTAAATCTGCAGAAGAAGAAGTTCAGAACTTAACAAATGCTTACATTAAAAAAATTGATGAGTTATTGGCTGCAAAAGAAGCCGAAATCATGAAAGTATAA